In Panicum virgatum strain AP13 chromosome 5K, P.virgatum_v5, whole genome shotgun sequence, the genomic window AGGCCTCGGTATCAGGTTCTGGGCCAGGTCCCGCCGGCTGCCATGTGCTCGCGATACGCGATTGGATTGGATGCCTGGGTAGTGGGTATCAGGTTCCGGGCCAGGCCCCGCCGGATGCCATGTGCTCGCGACTGGATGGGATATGCCTGGGTAGTGGGTATCAGGTTCTGGGCCAGGCCCCGACGGCCACCTGCTCACTCCACTGCCTGCGCGGCCACAGCGAACAGCAGGCGAGAAGAGGAGCTGCTAGGAAGCAGCGGGGCAGCCGAGGCAAAGGAGCGATCGAGAcatggaggcgggcggcgcgctggCGCCCGTGCTCCTCGCGGCCTTCTCCCTGCCGACTGCCGTgcgtcctgctcctcctcctcctcgcgctcgGCAAGACGgggcctcgccgtcgcggtcgaCCGGCGGcccgacggccccgacccggaGTGCGTGTTCTGCCTGTCCGCGGtcagcgacggcgaggtggtgcgCGAGATGCAGTGCCGCCACGTGTTCCACCTCGCCTGCCTCGTCCGCCCGCGCGCCACCTGCCCGCTCTGCCGCGACACGCCGACAccctcctccccgcggccgcGGACACGCCCCTCCCGCAACGCCTACGACGGCGCCGACACCGCCGGCTACGGCTTCGAGTTCGGCGGCGACTCGCTCCCCTCGTCCGTCcacgccacggcggcgcgctctGGCACATGACCTGAGCACATCCCCTGCCTTATTTTTGTTTGTTGTACTTGTAGTTAATCCATGGCCCACTCCATTCCTTACGATCGAGCTGCTTCTAGCTGCTCAACCGATGGATCATCCGTCTCTTGTCGGACCGACGGGGCTTGCAGCTCTGTACAGAGGGGCGAAGCCAGACCACAAGTTCACCGGGTCCTGTCATTCAAACGATGGGGTCATTAAGCACTATTATAACATGTATGAACAGTGATTTCCATTGGGTTTTACAAAATTCGACGGGTCGGCGGACCCGGTGAGAAGCTGCAGCTCCACCCCCTACTCTGTAGTGACCTGTTTCGCTGGTGGCAACTTACTCCATTCCAAAATATAGagagttttaatttttttagatttataaatttgttatgcacctaaatatgCATTATTTTTAAATACATAATAAATGCTATGAATAAAAAAAAGCTAAAATGACCTACATTTTAGAACACAACGAGTAGTCTTGCTACCGTTGTTCCACACTGGTCATACTATATTTTCATTCTCTAACAGTGATATTCTATCCTGGTCATCGAGATTTTTGTTTGCTCTATCCCTAAAAAACTCTATCCCTATTTcgaagggcgggcctggtgcagcggtagagcctaccatctgtaaccggaaggtacCGGGTttgagccccagcctctgcacatttgtgttgGTAAAGCTTGGGCcttaaagacaacccttccTCAGACCCCGCACAATACGgaaagcctacggcactgggtacgctcTATCCCTATTTCCTCCGCACTCATTATACTCTATATTCTAGTCATCAGTATTTTCTACTCAAATCTACTCTACCCACCCTTCTATAGTTGTTGAGGAGTGGGACCCACCCCAACATTATCTTCCAACTATACATTATCACCCCGGAAAGGCAAATGTTGTTGCTGATGCGCTGAGTCGCAAGACAAGTTGCAACTGCACCTCAACAACGTCGTTGCATGCAACTTTATGTCAGGAAATGGAGAGATTAAATCTAACTATTGTGTCTGAGGGCACACTTGCCAATGTTGCCCTCACACCTACCCTTTGAGATCAGGTTGTTACTGCACAGAAAAATAATACAGGCATGGAAAAGATCAGACAAAGACTTATGGAAAATGATCATAGGGCTGCATGTTTTCACCAGGACAGTGAGGGTGTCTTGTGGTTTGATAATCGTCTGGTCGTACCTAAAGATCTGGAGCTacgaaagcaaattcttgatgaagctcatctaTCGAGGTATTCAATCCACCCAGGCAGTaataaaatgtaccaagatttgaagcagcgcttctggtggacaaggatgaagcgggaaattgcCAGATATGTGTCGGAATGTGAAACTTGTCAGAGGGTTAAAGCAAGCCATTTGAGATCAGCTGACCCTTTACAGCCCTTGATTATTCCATTCTGGAAgtgggaagatatcagtatggatttcattgtcggcttacccaaaacttccaaggggtatgattcagtatgggttattgtggatcgcCTCACCAAGTCGGCTCATTTTCTGCCGGTAAAAACAACACATACGGCGAAACAATATGCTCAATTGTATATGGACCATATTGTGAGTCTCCACGGAATTTCAAAAACGATTATTTCGGACCGGGGTACTCAATTCATTGCCCGGTTCTGGGAACACTTTCACGCCGCTCTTGGTACACAACTGATccgcagttcagcctatcatcctcagacagatggctAGACCGAGAGAATAAATCAgattctggaggatatgctcagagcgtGTGCGCTCACCTATAGCCAAAAATGGGATGAATGTCTACCCTCAGCCGAGTTTGCTTATAATAATAGTTATCAGGAGAGCATCAGAATGGCAGCTAGGGGCAGTGGTGACCGAGCTCGGGCCGGCGACGACCATGGTGGCGCCCCGCACGTGTCAGGAGGCGGCCTCGCGCCACAGCGGCGGATAGCGGACGGCCGCTCCCTTCGCCAGCTTTGGTGTGCGGAAGCCCATCCGCTACGATAGCAGGTGCTTTACCGTCCCCTGGTGCGGGTGTTTTCATGCCAAACGCGTACTAGAGGGAGCGGTAGCGGACACCGGTGCAGACAATCTTACTTGCCGTACCGATGTCAAAAGATGAATGGATTGGGGACTTCCACTGTCTTAGCATGATGTCTGGTTTATTTGTAGGAAATAGGCTTGCGTGTACATAGTAAATGGTAGTAAGCTTAGACATTTAAACCTATAGAAAATTATTTGAGCTTGATCTAAATGATTAGAAGACATAGTTAATAGGGAAGCATCATTAGAAGACCTAGATAATTAGAGGTAACAACACCAAG contains:
- the LOC120709704 gene encoding uncharacterized protein LOC120709704 — encoded protein: MCSRYAIGLDAWVVGIRFRARPRRMPCARDWMGYAWVVGIRFWARPRRPPAHSTACAATANSRREEELLGSSGAAEAKERSRHGGGRRAGARAPRGLLPADCRASCSSSSSRSARRGLAVAVDRRPDGPDPECVFCLSAVSDGEVVREMQCRHVFHLACLVRPRATCPLCRDTPTPSSPRPRTRPSRNAYDGADTAGYGFEFGGDSLPSSVHATAARSGT